A section of the Saccharopolyspora gregorii genome encodes:
- a CDS encoding helicase-associated domain-containing protein, whose product MASLADFLRARGDEELTDLLRTRPDLATPPPADISVLATRAGVRSSVARACEDLDAFALSTLEALVLLDADAAPVPLDAVAELLGADVTPQRARRSVSELRRRALAWGEDDELAVVPTAREALPTFPAGLGRPADGLTVEGARAALAELDEPERDLVGKLAGPKPIGRTKDAARAATDPDATPVQRLLAKGLLLRRDDETVELPRQLAFAIRGDHPMGPVEPEEPLLDLVEHDRSAVDSTAAGEVLELLRHLESLLHLWSEDPPDVLRSGGIGVRDVRRAAKALEVDEARVSLLVELAAAANLITAAEGAEPRWTLTYGADTWLASGPEQRWAPLAKAWLDLPRLPGLIGARDEKDRLLGPLSEELRRPTAPRDRLRVLGVLDELPGGHGVRSAEDVAAVLAWRAPRRGGRMRDDLVRWTLREATALGVVALGALSGAGRAVLFDGPGAAAQVLTSALPEPLDHVLVQADLTVVAPGRLEPDLAADLKLVADVESAGSATVYRVGESSVRRALDAGRTADELHALFRDRSRTPIPQGLTYLIDDVARRHGRLRAGTASAFLRCDDPVLLAEVLASPGVGELELRRIAPTVLVSPLPLVEVLDGLRAAGFAPAAEGPDGQILDLRSDGLRVRGRVRTAQQPALPAPPGEEQLAEIVAQLRSGDRAGSVRRGSAMRPERGRPSAEATLQLLRDAAARQRSVWLGFVNSNGVASQVVVLPVSVGGGVLQGVDRGSGEPGRFPLHRITSVAVVED is encoded by the coding sequence ATGGCTTCTCTCGCGGACTTCCTGCGCGCACGCGGCGACGAGGAACTCACGGATCTGCTGCGCACGCGGCCCGATCTGGCCACGCCCCCGCCCGCGGACATCTCCGTGCTGGCCACCCGCGCCGGGGTGCGTTCCTCGGTGGCCAGGGCCTGCGAGGACCTGGACGCGTTCGCGCTGTCCACCTTGGAGGCCCTGGTGCTGCTGGACGCGGACGCCGCACCGGTCCCGCTGGACGCGGTGGCCGAGCTGCTCGGCGCGGACGTCACCCCGCAGCGGGCCCGCCGGTCGGTGTCGGAGCTGCGCCGCCGCGCGCTGGCCTGGGGCGAGGACGACGAGCTCGCGGTGGTGCCGACCGCGCGGGAGGCGCTGCCGACGTTCCCCGCCGGGCTGGGCCGCCCCGCCGACGGGCTCACCGTCGAGGGCGCCCGCGCCGCGCTCGCCGAGCTGGACGAACCGGAGCGGGACCTGGTGGGCAAGCTCGCCGGGCCGAAGCCGATCGGGCGCACCAAGGACGCGGCGCGCGCGGCCACCGACCCCGACGCCACCCCGGTGCAGCGGCTGCTCGCGAAGGGCCTGCTGCTGCGCCGCGACGACGAGACGGTGGAACTGCCGCGGCAGCTGGCGTTCGCGATCCGCGGCGATCACCCGATGGGGCCGGTCGAACCGGAGGAACCGCTGCTGGACCTCGTCGAGCACGACCGGTCCGCAGTGGACTCCACGGCGGCCGGCGAGGTGCTGGAACTGCTGCGGCACCTGGAATCGCTGCTGCACCTGTGGAGCGAGGACCCACCGGACGTGCTGCGCTCCGGCGGCATCGGGGTGCGCGACGTGCGCCGTGCGGCGAAGGCGCTGGAGGTCGACGAGGCGCGGGTGTCGCTGCTGGTGGAACTCGCGGCGGCCGCGAACCTGATCACCGCCGCCGAAGGCGCGGAACCCCGCTGGACGCTCACCTACGGCGCCGACACCTGGCTGGCGTCCGGCCCGGAGCAGCGGTGGGCCCCGCTGGCGAAGGCCTGGCTGGACCTGCCCCGGCTGCCCGGGCTGATCGGGGCGCGCGACGAGAAGGACCGGCTGCTCGGTCCGCTGTCCGAGGAGCTGCGCCGCCCGACCGCACCGCGCGACCGGCTGCGCGTGCTGGGCGTGCTCGACGAGCTCCCCGGCGGGCACGGGGTGCGCAGCGCGGAGGACGTGGCCGCGGTGCTCGCCTGGCGAGCTCCCCGCCGCGGCGGGCGGATGCGCGACGATCTGGTGCGCTGGACGCTGCGGGAGGCGACCGCGCTGGGTGTCGTCGCGCTCGGCGCGCTGTCCGGCGCGGGCCGCGCGGTCCTGTTCGACGGGCCGGGCGCGGCCGCGCAGGTGCTCACCTCGGCGCTGCCGGAACCGCTGGACCACGTGCTGGTGCAGGCCGACCTGACCGTGGTGGCGCCGGGCCGCCTGGAACCGGACCTGGCCGCGGACCTGAAGCTCGTGGCCGACGTCGAATCGGCGGGCAGCGCCACCGTGTACCGGGTCGGCGAGAGCAGCGTGCGCCGCGCGCTGGACGCGGGCCGCACCGCCGACGAGCTGCACGCCCTGTTCCGGGACCGCTCCCGCACCCCGATCCCGCAGGGCCTCACGTACCTGATCGACGACGTGGCGCGCCGGCACGGCAGGCTCCGCGCCGGCACCGCCTCGGCCTTCCTGCGCTGCGACGATCCGGTGCTGCTGGCCGAAGTCCTGGCCAGCCCGGGAGTCGGCGAGCTGGAGCTGCGCCGCATCGCGCCGACGGTGCTGGTGAGCCCGCTGCCGCTGGTGGAGGTGCTGGACGGCCTGCGCGCCGCCGGTTTCGCGCCCGCCGCCGAAGGCCCCGACGGGCAGATCCTGGACCTGCGCTCCGACGGCCTCCGGGTCCGCGGCCGGGTCCGCACCGCGCAGCAACCGGCGCTGCCCGCGCCGCCCGGGGAGGAGCAGCTGGCGGAGATCGTCGCGCAGCTGCGGTCCGGGGACCGGGCCGGCTCGGTGCGCCGCGGCAGCGCGATGCGCCCGGAACGCGGCAGGCCCAGCGCGGAGGCCACCCTGCAGCTGCTGCGCGACGCGGCGGCGCGGCAGCGCAGCGTGTGGCTCGGCTTCGTGAACTCGAACGGCGTCGCCAGCCAGGTCGTGGTGCTCCCGGTCAGCGTCGGCGGCGGGGTCCTGCAAGGGGTGGACCGCGGCAGCGGCGAGCCGGGCCGGTTCCCGCTGCACCGCATCACGTCGGTGGCGGTCGTCGAGGACTGA